A stretch of the Xylanibacillus composti genome encodes the following:
- a CDS encoding polysaccharide biosynthesis protein codes for MGKPVKIADLAHDLIRLSGLEPGKDIQIEFTGMRPGEKLYEELLTNEEGAVATKHDRIFVGRSSDLNQNKLNNQLRKIELLVNNTSGRYSVDIRSLLKDIVPSYQHDIDKSEVDRKQLLEKIKASMEIVATLEEKID; via the coding sequence ATGGGTAAGCCTGTGAAAATAGCGGATCTTGCGCACGATTTAATCCGGCTATCTGGCTTGGAACCTGGTAAGGACATACAAATTGAGTTTACAGGAATGCGGCCAGGAGAAAAATTGTACGAAGAATTGTTAACCAATGAAGAAGGTGCGGTTGCTACGAAACACGATCGTATATTTGTGGGAAGATCCTCTGATTTAAATCAAAATAAGTTGAATAATCAGCTCAGGAAGATTGAACTTTTAGTCAATAACACAAGTGGTCGATATTCAGTCGATATTAGATCTCTATTAAAGGATATTGTTCCGTCCTATCAACATGACATAGACAAATCAGAAGTGGACCGAAAGCAGTTGCTCGAAAAAATAAAGGCTTCTATGGAGATTGTTGCAACTCTTGAAGAAAAAATAGATTAA
- a CDS encoding ATP-grasp domain-containing protein has product MGEKINILILSCGTRNKIVQYFKNELAGKGMVMAADSSPFAPALYDADKYFIVPTIDDNNYLETILQICSENEIKGVLSLIDPELSIIAKNRKSFLEIGTIPIVSEYEVTEMCFNKYSMYQYLVGSGFNTMKSFIDKEQFILELTNGNINFPVFVKPIKGSASLNLNKASSLEEVDMLFERYNDLMIQELMKGKEYGIDVYIDMFTREPVSMFAKEKLKMRAGETDKSRSIKDEELFNMIYRFVEKTGLIGPIDIDIFKQNGQYYISEINPRFGGGYPHAYECGVNFPSMIVNNLLGEQNRNQIGQYKENIFMMKYNDVKIIAGN; this is encoded by the coding sequence ATGGGTGAGAAAATTAATATATTAATCCTAAGTTGTGGTACGAGGAACAAGATCGTACAATATTTCAAAAACGAATTAGCGGGTAAGGGAATGGTTATGGCGGCAGACTCCAGTCCATTTGCACCTGCTTTATATGATGCCGATAAGTATTTTATTGTACCTACAATTGATGACAATAATTATCTGGAAACAATATTACAAATTTGCAGTGAGAATGAAATAAAAGGCGTTCTATCCCTAATAGACCCAGAGTTATCTATAATTGCGAAGAATAGAAAAAGCTTTTTAGAGATCGGGACAATCCCGATTGTTTCTGAATATGAAGTCACAGAGATGTGCTTCAACAAGTATAGCATGTATCAATATTTAGTCGGAAGTGGCTTTAATACTATGAAGAGTTTTATAGATAAGGAACAATTTATTTTGGAACTCACGAATGGTAATATCAACTTTCCTGTATTCGTTAAGCCGATTAAGGGTAGTGCAAGCTTAAATCTAAACAAAGCTTCTTCATTAGAGGAGGTTGATATGTTGTTCGAGCGTTATAACGACTTAATGATACAGGAATTAATGAAGGGTAAAGAGTACGGTATTGATGTGTATATAGATATGTTCACTAGAGAACCTGTATCAATGTTTGCAAAAGAAAAACTAAAAATGAGGGCCGGTGAGACAGACAAGTCCAGATCAATCAAAGATGAAGAATTATTCAATATGATTTATCGATTTGTGGAGAAAACAGGACTTATCGGACCGATCGACATTGATATCTTTAAACAAAACGGTCAATACTATATCTCTGAGATAAATCCTCGATTTGGCGGAGGATATCCACATGCTTATGAATGTGGAGTGAATTTCCCTTCGATGATAGTAAACAATTTACTGGGAGAGCAAAATCGCAACCAAATAGGCCAGTATAAAGAAAATATATTTATGATGAAATATAATGATGTGAAAATAATTGCTGGTAATTAA
- a CDS encoding Wzz/FepE/Etk N-terminal domain-containing protein codes for MQDEISLREILEVLWKGKWIIAAITAVSVIITGIFSFLIISPTYEAVSTVRVDLSQLDQMNHKLYLNSIAESLKTDVAMNRIINKLDLPHDEYSINSVRKSIKVEVVENTNNINLRVNGPKPELITDISNLMAFEMGARFEISDRSQLIVNARKELETLEDSIKVKTFELEEANSQLVNTPEKLITKQTLADEDYLRAIISEGTSINERELGALQLESETINPLYTSLKSQISEITLELTRQRTSKQNYEEEIERHNNIISELEQQLLREDLNTNNSQRLLSGFNAVFIAPALEPSEPVAPNKTLNIAISVVIGIMISIFVILVMHYMRAERAVKSQESIEIN; via the coding sequence GTGCAAGATGAAATTAGTCTGAGGGAAATTCTTGAGGTGCTTTGGAAGGGAAAATGGATTATAGCTGCGATAACAGCTGTATCGGTCATTATAACAGGTATATTCAGTTTTTTAATAATATCTCCTACTTACGAGGCAGTCTCTACAGTGCGTGTTGACCTTTCACAACTCGATCAAATGAATCATAAGTTATACTTAAATTCCATTGCAGAATCTCTGAAAACGGATGTAGCGATGAATCGAATTATTAATAAACTAGATTTGCCACATGATGAGTACTCGATTAATTCAGTCCGTAAAAGTATTAAAGTTGAAGTAGTAGAAAACACAAATAATATTAATTTACGGGTAAATGGCCCAAAACCGGAACTAATAACTGATATTTCGAACCTAATGGCATTTGAGATGGGGGCCAGATTTGAAATATCTGACCGTTCACAGCTCATAGTAAATGCACGGAAAGAACTTGAGACTTTGGAAGACTCGATTAAAGTGAAAACATTCGAATTGGAAGAAGCGAATTCACAGTTAGTGAATACACCAGAAAAGTTGATTACCAAACAAACCTTAGCAGATGAAGATTATTTACGTGCTATTATTAGCGAAGGAACCTCGATCAATGAGCGGGAATTAGGAGCGTTGCAACTAGAGAGTGAAACAATTAATCCACTCTATACAAGTCTGAAGTCACAAATTTCGGAAATCACACTGGAGTTGACTCGGCAACGGACAAGTAAACAAAACTATGAAGAAGAGATTGAGAGACATAACAACATTATCTCTGAATTAGAACAGCAGCTTCTGCGGGAAGATCTTAATACGAATAATTCACAGCGCTTATTAAGTGGATTTAATGCAGTATTTATAGCACCTGCATTAGAGCCATCTGAACCAGTTGCGCCGAATAAAACACTCAACATAGCCATTTCAGTGGTTATAGGAATAATGATCAGTATTTTCGTGATTTTAGTCATGCACTATATGAGAGCAGAAAGAGCTGTTAAAAGTCAGGAATCAATAGAAATCAATTAA
- a CDS encoding GNAT family N-acetyltransferase has protein sequence MINIRKFEKRDIPFKVKWINDPAINKYLHYDLPLTEEKTEKWYETLEERHDRIDYTIFYQNKPVGIIGFLNIDKRNRKAEYYICIGESAYLGKGVALQATDLLIREANKTLGLEKIYLFTEIGNVRAQEFFRKVGFEKEGLLKKDLIYNGRYIDRFIYALDVKLYIKNSNGVNINEN, from the coding sequence ATGATTAATATTAGGAAATTCGAAAAAAGAGATATTCCTTTTAAGGTAAAGTGGATAAATGATCCTGCGATCAATAAGTACCTGCATTATGATCTGCCGTTAACTGAAGAAAAAACAGAAAAATGGTATGAGACTCTGGAAGAAAGACACGATCGAATAGACTATACGATTTTCTATCAAAATAAACCTGTAGGAATCATCGGATTTTTAAATATTGATAAACGAAACAGAAAAGCTGAGTATTATATTTGTATAGGCGAATCAGCATATCTAGGTAAAGGTGTAGCATTACAGGCAACTGATCTCTTAATTCGTGAAGCAAACAAGACACTAGGGCTAGAAAAAATTTACCTATTTACTGAAATCGGAAATGTAAGAGCTCAGGAGTTTTTCAGAAAAGTTGGCTTTGAAAAGGAAGGATTACTGAAGAAAGATCTAATTTACAATGGGAGATACATTGATAGATTTATTTATGCTCTAGATGTGAAACTCTATATAAAGAATAGTAACGGTGTAAACATAAATGAAAATTAG
- a CDS encoding sugar transferase — protein sequence MEIGRLFIKRIIDVFGSFLALLFLSPILFLIAILIKLDSKGSIFYKQLRLGKEGQVFEIIKFRTMIVGAENIGDGLKVRGNQDSRITRIGRVLRDTSLDELPQLINVLKGDMSLVGPRPPVPHHPYNYEDYSEEQKVRFSMKPGITGLSQITVRNSVSWDERILIDLQYVKSFTIKMDIKIMIGTIFKLLKRENIYLSENQYTNCRRADND from the coding sequence TTGGAGATTGGTAGACTATTCATCAAAAGGATAATTGATGTTTTCGGTAGTTTTTTGGCACTCTTATTCTTAAGTCCGATTCTGTTTCTGATTGCTATTTTGATTAAACTGGACTCTAAAGGCAGTATTTTTTACAAGCAGTTAAGATTAGGTAAAGAAGGACAGGTGTTTGAAATAATTAAATTTAGAACGATGATTGTGGGAGCGGAGAACATCGGAGATGGATTGAAGGTTAGAGGTAACCAAGATTCGAGAATTACGAGAATTGGAAGAGTGCTTCGCGATACAAGTTTGGATGAACTCCCCCAATTAATAAATGTGTTGAAGGGTGATATGAGTTTGGTAGGCCCCAGGCCGCCGGTGCCTCATCATCCATACAATTATGAAGATTACAGTGAAGAACAAAAAGTCAGGTTCAGTATGAAACCTGGTATTACTGGATTATCTCAGATAACGGTTAGAAACTCGGTTTCGTGGGATGAGAGAATCCTTATTGACCTTCAATATGTAAAAAGTTTTACTATCAAAATGGATATTAAAATAATGATTGGAACGATTTTTAAGTTATTGAAACGAGAAAATATATATTTGTCTGAAAATCAATATACGAATTGCAGGAGAGCTGACAATGATTAA
- a CDS encoding polysaccharide biosynthesis protein — MTKLGRIAALIINDAMLIAGSVFAAYLLRFDFQIVDRYFNVLPYVIPIYIVLMLISFYSFKIYKRIWQYASVGDLISIFKGAILGSVFFYTIHQFIVHYFYAHIVVPRSIYLLSTILIFMSVGASRFLWRIFRDNYMKIQPHHRKALIVGAGEAGVLVVRELKHNKADLYPIAFIDDDPHKQKSELMGVPIVGTRHNIPQVVRKYGIQDIIIALPSSSRTEILDIINICKETNTQIKIIPRVNDLIHGKFTINMIRDVSVEDLLGREPVQVDMEEIAGYLRGKVVLVTGAGGSIGSEICRQVANVQPKRLILLGHGENSIYQIEMELKKDYPKLALFPIIADVQDKPRLEEVFITHKPEVVFHAAAHKHVPLMEQNPIEAIKNNILGTKIVAECADEHGTKKFVLVSTDKAVNPTSVMGATKRVAEMVIQHLNAQSQTSFAAVRFGNVLGSRGSVIPLFKRQIAQGGPVTVTHPEMIRYFMTIPEAVQLVIQAGALTKGGGNLYIRHG, encoded by the coding sequence ATGACGAAGTTAGGAAGAATAGCAGCGCTAATAATAAATGACGCCATGTTGATTGCTGGATCAGTTTTTGCTGCATACCTATTGAGATTTGATTTTCAAATAGTTGATAGATACTTTAACGTTTTGCCTTATGTTATTCCTATTTACATTGTGCTTATGCTTATTAGCTTTTATTCATTCAAGATTTACAAACGCATTTGGCAATATGCAAGCGTAGGTGATTTGATTTCGATCTTCAAGGGAGCAATATTAGGTTCAGTATTTTTTTATACCATTCATCAATTTATAGTTCATTATTTTTACGCGCATATCGTAGTACCGAGAAGTATTTATCTGCTTTCAACGATATTAATCTTTATGTCTGTCGGTGCTTCCCGATTTCTATGGCGAATTTTCCGTGATAATTACATGAAGATACAGCCACATCACCGCAAAGCATTAATAGTGGGTGCAGGGGAGGCTGGAGTACTGGTAGTTAGAGAACTTAAACACAACAAAGCTGATTTATATCCTATTGCATTTATTGACGATGATCCCCATAAACAGAAAAGCGAGTTAATGGGCGTCCCAATTGTAGGTACAAGACATAATATACCACAAGTAGTACGGAAATATGGCATACAGGATATTATTATAGCTCTCCCATCATCTTCACGCACAGAGATCTTGGATATCATTAACATATGTAAAGAGACAAATACCCAGATTAAAATAATACCGAGAGTTAACGATCTGATTCATGGTAAATTTACAATAAATATGATTCGAGATGTGAGTGTGGAAGATCTTCTTGGAAGAGAACCAGTCCAAGTGGATATGGAAGAGATTGCTGGCTATCTTAGAGGTAAAGTAGTACTTGTCACAGGAGCTGGTGGTTCGATTGGCTCCGAAATATGCCGACAAGTAGCAAATGTACAGCCGAAACGATTAATTTTGTTGGGGCATGGAGAAAACAGTATATACCAAATTGAGATGGAATTGAAGAAGGATTATCCTAAATTAGCGCTATTTCCTATTATTGCTGATGTGCAGGATAAACCCAGACTGGAAGAAGTCTTTATTACACATAAACCGGAAGTTGTCTTCCACGCAGCAGCACACAAGCATGTACCTTTAATGGAACAAAATCCAATAGAAGCTATCAAGAACAATATTCTAGGAACAAAGATCGTTGCGGAATGTGCGGATGAACATGGAACGAAAAAATTTGTGTTAGTCTCAACAGATAAAGCTGTCAATCCTACCAGTGTAATGGGTGCTACCAAACGAGTTGCAGAAATGGTTATCCAGCATTTGAATGCACAAAGTCAGACATCATTTGCTGCAGTTCGTTTCGGTAATGTTTTGGGCAGTAGGGGAAGTGTCATTCCATTATTTAAGAGACAGATTGCCCAAGGTGGGCCGGTTACAGTCACTCATCCGGAGATGATTCGTTATTTCATGACGATCCCAGAGGCGGTTCAGCTTGTGATTCAAGCTGGTGCACTTACGAAGGGGGGGGGAAACCTTTATATTAGACATGGGTAA
- a CDS encoding 1-aminocyclopropane-1-carboxylate deaminase/D-cysteine desulfhydrase, whose protein sequence is MKIRLDCHTPIQKLEDEFFGNTIYVKRDDLLPLSFGGNKLRKALLFFEDIKRNGANCVITYGSEKSNHCRVIANIAAVNNIPCYIISPNGTNGRSNNTELILMFGANIVKCQLHEVQETINNQISHLRSLGYLPYFIQGGGHGDIGTQAYVEAYNEIVEYERSQNISFDMIFHASGTGTTQAGLVCGNIINGHKKEIVGVSIARKNPRGKEIVIESVKSYLNGRKLKSEGISENSIEFIDDYIIDGYGTINDSVIHTVKDIMIKECIPLDLTYTGKAFWGMKSYIRKKRITNKNILFIHTGGTPLFFDNLGALLNG, encoded by the coding sequence ATGAAAATTAGACTGGATTGCCATACGCCGATTCAGAAACTCGAGGACGAGTTTTTTGGGAACACAATTTATGTGAAGAGGGATGATTTATTACCTCTATCATTTGGCGGAAATAAATTGCGCAAGGCTCTCTTGTTTTTTGAAGACATCAAGAGAAATGGTGCAAATTGTGTTATTACTTACGGCAGTGAGAAATCCAATCACTGTAGAGTGATAGCTAATATTGCTGCTGTCAACAATATACCGTGTTATATAATATCGCCTAATGGGACCAATGGCAGAAGTAATAATACTGAACTGATTCTAATGTTCGGTGCGAATATAGTGAAGTGTCAGTTACACGAAGTTCAAGAAACAATCAATAATCAAATAAGCCATTTAAGGAGTTTGGGGTATTTACCTTACTTTATACAAGGTGGTGGGCATGGAGATATAGGAACTCAAGCATATGTTGAAGCCTATAATGAAATTGTGGAATATGAAAGGAGCCAAAACATAAGTTTTGATATGATATTTCATGCTTCCGGCACAGGTACAACACAGGCTGGTTTAGTATGTGGCAATATAATAAATGGACATAAGAAGGAAATTGTAGGCGTAAGTATTGCTCGGAAAAATCCTAGAGGAAAAGAGATAGTGATTGAAAGTGTAAAAAGTTATCTGAATGGAAGAAAGTTGAAAAGTGAGGGAATCTCCGAAAATTCTATTGAATTTATTGATGATTATATAATTGATGGATACGGAACAATAAATGATTCAGTTATTCATACAGTAAAAGATATAATGATAAAGGAATGCATTCCTTTGGATTTGACTTATACCGGAAAGGCGTTTTGGGGAATGAAATCGTATATTCGAAAAAAGAGAATTACGAACAAAAACATTTTATTTATTCATACAGGTGGTACACCTCTTTTTTTTGACAATTTGGGGGCGTTATTGAATGGGTGA